The genomic DNA ATGAGCCTGACGGTCAAGGGGCTGCTTTACCTCCACCAGACTACCAGGGGTCTTAGAAGTTCTTTTGGGCCATACATCACGGACCAACCATGATGCCTTGTTCGAGGTTGGCATTGTCTAGTTTGTGGATTTGTGGTTTGTGAGGTTTGTGTTATTGTCGCAGCAGACTGGGTCAATGCTTCAAGGTCTATGAATCCACCTCGGCTCTGCTGACATCCTTCACGAATGAAGGAAAAGCTCATTCATGGTGAAGGACAGCAAACgtctttgttttccttcacaGAGTGCCGCCTGATGGCCGACTTTTTATGGgtggatgcatgtgtgtgtttgtgtgtctccttTTCTCTTGAGTAACCTACATTGGATGGAAATTGATAATGACGGATAATGACTTTATGCAACATAAACTAATAGATGCAGGAAAGAGCCGATGGTCAGAATGTGTGTCATAACAGAGTGGGAGCATTCATTCATATTAGGCAATGGCAGATCTGGTGATATAACATATTCTGTGTCGTCGCTGGTGACACTGACCGAAGGAGTCGTTGTGTCTGGAACCGACACGACGCAAACCTCAAAAGTAAGTCGGTCAGCAGGAAGGACAACCGAGTGCATGAAAGTGcacaaagaagacattttgGTTGAAGGATAAAGTCTGAAGGGAAGGATTATGTGTGTTGTAATGGAAAGACTTCCTACACACTCGTGAGCCCAATCCCAGGTACCCCACACTTGCCCCTACCCCTCCATTTTGGCTAGGTTGGGTATGTCCCATCCTTTAGGGTGATGGAGAGGAAGACGTGGCGTTTCAGACGGTCTTTTCTGGCCAGAAAAGTGTCAATGTAAGAAAGCACCAAATTGGTAAAAACGCAGTAATAAACTCGCAACTTTTAAAAACCGATGCTATCGAGACTGTTGATGCTACCGAGACATGTGAGACTATCAACTGAGCTGAGAGACTAGTGAAAACGTTCTGGTCTGTAGGTCTTAAACTAGTAATGAGGTTCCAGGGTCATTGAATCTGGAGTTTTTACTTCATTTGGCATTTAGTTTGacatcttcctgtttcctgtgctAGTGACCGATGTGATTGGACACAATGGCGTTGGTGGATGTAGgttttcttcatctgtgctTCAACTTAGTTTGCTTCATAGTCGTCTAAAGAGTTCTTCACCTTTTATTGCCTCTTCCGTACAACATCTAAATGCAGTACCTCGTTTTCCATCCTCCCGTGACCCATAAGATGAGTTCCACTCATCAGCTCGTTATTTCGGGTTGAACTGACCCCCCGCTGACACTCTGAAATGTGTGTCTGACTAGTTGACTGTATTGTTCAAGGCTGCCGGCGGGGGAAGTGAACTCAGACAAGttctctgtctttccttccgGCAGCCTGATTTTCCCTTCCTGAGCGTTTTCCCGTGAAAGGACCAATTAGAGGAAATGATTGTTGGCTGGCTTCATGTCTAGTCTAAAaacagattgttgttttttttaactcagtGGACAATACTTTTCTAAGCCTGAGGCGAAATTGAGCCACAATTATCTTGCTTGGTCATGCCTTGACCGAAAATGTAGGACAACATTGAACTAGACAGGGATGATGCAAACTCCTTATGACACATCCAGTAAACAACCTTCTGCAAAGATTTCTTGATTCAATTCATTGAGGACAAAACTAAAGATAATGAGTTTTAAAAGAATCAAAGTTAGGAAATCCAAGTTAGGATAATATATGAATGATATTTTGAATGATAGaatttttcctttccttttaaaggatttaattttttccctgtaataataacagaataaatcaATTTGAGTCAAATTAATGTCATAAACATGAGGAGGTTTTGTGATCTAATATTTCTCAGAAATATCCTGtacatttcaatattttatactgattagattagatatGATAAATTATAACgtacatatagacacacacacacacacacaaatatatatatatatatatatatatatatatatatatatatatatatatatatatatatacacacacacacacacctgtatatacagtatatatacctgtgtatatactgtacatacatatagaTAAAAATAGTCTTTCTTAAGCAggtattttataaaatgttgtttgatcAATCAGTACAAATACAAcgtctctgtttctgttgtccttcataaatatttcaatttctttGATTCTATTAAGTAGATAATACTTTTGTAGTTTTAATCAGTTTATCGTTGCTGTCCAATGaaaaccatatatatatatgtatatatatccaAATTAGTTTTTTATGAATGATTCTTTAAGTTTTGGATTATCTGAACAATTTATTCTCAGAAAACTGACGACATTTGAGTTTTCCCCCAACTTGATGAAAAGCTGATGTTTTGGAAACCAtttcttgttttaattaatGAAGTAAAAATCCCTGATAACCGTCCAGATCTCCTCGTTTGTGTCAGTCTGGAAATCACCGGCAACCCGCCGACCCAAGTTCtaccaacacacacaggactGTCAAAACCTCCTCGCTTTGGGGAAATTTCTGCTCTTCTGAGACCATCTGGTTTTCCTAAGAGGCACTGAaatataccacacacacactcacacacacacacacacacacacacacacacacacactttccactTCCACAGCTTCACACTCTTCAGCTGTCACTCTAAACATCATGCTTGTTACTCGGCTGCAGGGAAgcagtctggggggggggtcacagtcGATGAGTCCTATCCTCTACCACATCTGTTTTCATTGGCTGAGAGGCGTGATGTCATGAGTGGGCTATCCTATAAAGAGCCGCTCTCCAGCTCAGACAGCAGATCAGCTGAGACTCCCTCACTGCGAGCAACACAGCTCACAAACGCACCAACAACTCAGACTCTTTGGAAATACCCAGAAGACCTCATCATGTGCCGAGGCCTGGACTCGCTGCCCACCACCTGCCTGGAGAGGTGAGCTCTACTCACATTTCATGGACCCATAAGTCTTCTTCTATCTTTAGAATACAAGAGCTGATCTGAATTACCTTGAACGTCTGCTTTAAACGCcttctctttgttttcctctgcagGGCGAAGGAGCTAAAAGCGTTGTTCGGGAGTTTGTTACAGAAGTCAGAAAACAGCATCACCAGCCAGTCGAAGAAAAACGAGAAACTGAGGTAAGACCTGATTAAAACTCTCTTTTTAAGCACTTTCAGTACATTAAAGTGTGATTTTTCTAACTTTTCCTGACAATGTGTTCCACAGGTTGAAGATTGACGAGCCTTTAAAGTGGAAGGAGTCGTTCGACCAGCTGCTGACTAGTCAAAGTGAGTCCTCCACATCACACCTGACGCCAAATATTCCAATCATTTCACACTTTTCCAGGCGCTAACTCTCTTCCTTTATTCCAGACGGACTCTGCCTGTTCAGAGCGTTCCTGGTGTCCGAGTTCAGCGAGGAGAACATCGCCTTCTACTTGGCTTGTGAGGACTACAAGACAACCAAACCGTCCAAACTGGCCGCCAAAGCAAAGAAGATATACGACAAGTTCATCGGCTCCAATGCGCCACATGAGGTACGAACCGAATAGTCTCTATGACCAAGAGAAGATGTTCTGTTGCTCTCCTGGTGTCTCTAATCTAACATATCTCCTACCCTACAGGTAAACCTGGACCACGCCACCAAGGCCATCACAAAGGAGAACATGGAGAACCCCACAGACTCCAGTTTCGACCTGGCCCAAGCCAAAATCTACGCCCTGATGGAGAAAGACTGCTACCCTCGCTTCCTGAAGTCCTCCACATACCTGGAGGTCAGCAGACAGGCCAAGACGGGCTAACGAACACCTTTAAAGACTGTCCTCCAACGGGACGCAAGCTTATCAACGCACAACGGAGACTGGGAACGTTCTCGAGGAACACCTACCTCAGTCCGAGACACCAGCCAGGTGCTGGAGTTGATTTGGGATCGAGGATCCGACCTGGAAGCTACAAGAAGAGACTGATGCTGGCTGAGCTGCAGGCAGCGTCGGACTTGTCTGTACTGTACATAAAGGGCTGAGGGGCGGCGCCGACGTCAACCGTAGAATCAACAGAGATATAAACGAGTTGCTTTCACACAACCACTACGAAATACTCTGTCGCACAAGTGTATATTTAttccttatttatttaaagttatttaatattaacattattgTTTGAGCATGTGCTTTGCAACTGGATTGTGAACCTGTTTTGTATCTTTAAGCTGTTGAGAATTTTTCTGGGATATTAagtgtaaaaaaacccaacaaaaacaacaaaataagtgCACTGAATTAAAGATTTAAAGTTTAagagttgctgttttttttatggagACTTCATGTCTGGAGGAAGTTGCTCACTGAGGTCAGGAAAAATCCAGATGACTAGTTCATGTGTGCTATCCTTAGACGCTAACTAAACGGTGACATCACAGGTTCCTCTTCACCAGTCGgtgactggtgttactggtgatgATGGAAAATATGATGTgagtgcacaaaaaaaaagttctgatgCCGTGTAAATGTTTGGTGTCCCGTCTGTTCTAAATCTCACctgagtaaaacaaaaaaaacacaaaaagctcTTCTTTATGTAGAGGCTGGATGTCGGATTGGCGCTCAGCATTAACCCACAggagaaggttgtgggtttgaatccctTCCAGAGACCATGTGTTTGTGGGGTTTgtgcttcctgttcctgtgtggGTTCCCTTCAGATGTTCCAGCCCCTCCCACGGTCACAAAACATGCAAAATTAGACTTTTGTTacttttaataaagtttaaagtGACAAAACACTAAAAGAACAGATTGAATTTGACAAATAAATCTAACTGAACTTATTTCATGCCACTCGTACCTTAGATCAGTGTTCAACATGTCGCTGCGTGTGCATCTGGTTAGCCTAGCATAGCAGAAACCCCGGAAGCGTTCATTCCTCTGGGCTCCTGAACTCTGTCTGCTGTGAACTTCATACAGCATTTCTATTTCCAGTCTTCTCTGTCTTGATGGCGGCGCCCCAGTGGCTAAACTGGTTTCCACTCTGGTGATTCTTCAAGTTGTCCATCCAAAAGGAGTCAAACCCGTCAGCACATCTCTGAGAGTCAAAGCCAGATCCctgcatccgtgtgtgtgtgtgtgtgtgtgtgtgtgtgtgtgtgtgtgtgtgtgtgtgtgtgtgtgtgtgtgtgtgtgtgtgtgtgtgtgtgtgtgtgtgtatgtgtgtgaccaTAAACCTATTTCTTGAACAGAAATCATACCAATGTGATGGgaggttgccatggtgacagcaTCCACCTACGGAGCACCTCCGCAGACAGCTTTGTTTACTACTGTAGGGCAGCTTGAGTCACGCCGGTtgcccctcctgccccccccccactgtcaTGGCCGACTCTTATTCAAACACCACCCTGCTAAAGAGCCAAGGTTGAGTCATTAGCGCCGCTCACACACTCATGGAAAGAGATGATGTCGTCGCTCCATTCTTTTTTCTGGCTGTCAATAGTCGAGGTGATGTGTGATGAGgcgcgacacacacacacacacacacacacacacacacacacacacacacgttttcaTCCATACAGGTTGTTTttgcacacacaccctaactACACTACTGTTTCCTGGcagcagaggtcaaaggtgattCAGGAGAAGAAGCAGGTAGAGCTCTGAAGGGGCGTGGCAGCGCGTGGGGGGAGGGAGACTGACAAAACTGATTTTATGCAACCGATGATATCATGATATCAAAGGGGGATGGagtgtaaattttatttaatttccttATTGGGATGGGCGGGGCAAAGCCATATTTTCGTGAACGTCACGGCAACCATCCTGTTAAAACAAATAGATGCTTTTATTGTGGTGTTATAGTCGTTTTAACGCCTGAGTCacacaataaaatgtttgtaatCTTCTTTGAGGTTTTAACTATTCCAACATGAATTTGTCTCAggttttattatctttttccCCCTGCTCCTCAGACTGCGATGGGAAAATAACTGATACATGAAGGAAGTTCAACGGGAATCTTTCTGCTGCCtgatggaaattaaataaatataattgcGATCCAGTGGAAAATTTgagtcacaaaaaaaatccactgacTGTATTCTTAAACTAAACATGTCCAATTCTGTCCAGAATCAAACTCTGTTTGGATGTTGGTGCTTGTTTTTACCAGGTTTCACAATTATTTTTAGTAAATTAAAACCTTAATCCAGATTAACATCAATCCCTTTCTGTATCTCATGTGCCTGACTCTTCCACCAAGTTTTACCAAATTCCATCAAGTcacaaaaattctgaaaaagGCTCATTTCGCATTAAAAGCTAAATGAAACCTTGAATTCAATGTTTCTTTAAGATTCACGTTGAAATTGAACGTTTTCTTCCTTGGTACTTGTGGAACCCTTCAAATTTCATTTCCAACAGGACAGAGacctaaaataaaaccagaaaagACTAAATAAACTCTGATTTTCCATTATGGAAAGACTCTAAAGCACGAAAATAATCAAAAGTTCCATAAATACGCTGAATGCTTCTACAGCTCCTATTGTGTTGTATCAAGGCTGCAAAATAAAAGATATAATTCATGTTATTCCATTCACTGAATCAAACCAGTGAGCTCCTTTCACTGACTTTCTTTCTCATCTCTTTCTGCTGTATCTCTGCTTCCAGCGAACAAAACAAGACTCTTCTCTGTGAGACTAAAGGTTCATTTTactgtaatgtgtttttattagtttgaGGGCAGAGATATCATCTCCATTTGCAGGTTTATAGTCGTCATTCCTCACCGGCTGGACAGAGATAATGTGTTTGCACAAAAGGGGAAAACACAACCATCAACATCTATTTCTGCAGACTAAAACTTCTTGATATTCAGGATCATAAAAGTTTACCGCGTGTAAACACACGTTTCACACACCTCGTCTCTGTTTCACGAGTGTTTCTCAATAATGGGTGATTTGAAGCGACCCGCTTTAAATGTCAGCAAGGAGGGACCTTCTCCTGCGGATCTGGATCTCTTCAGCGGGAACGATGAGTCAGCGcagtcattttaaaaacacattagcCAGGAGAGTCACGGTTGCCAAGGCAACAAACCCTTCAAACCAGAGAGGTCCCATTCTTAATTTCTCTCTCATTTATAGCTGAAGTGTTTTGACATTTCAAAACGCTGCTATCGCAAATAAACTCGTCTCCGTCCACTCGTTGGAAATAGCCTTTTTGTTGGACATGATGCGGGCTAACAATCTGATTACAGGTCATAATAAAACACCGCTGCTGTGAGAAATTAATCCACAGGTCCTGATTGGTCAGTATTTTCATCAGGATTGTTTCATTCACACGAAATCAGACCCTCCTGATGCGACTCAGTGACCAGAATCTCGCTGATAAATTTCTAACTGTAGGGGCATTGTTTTTGGTTTCATAGTTATTGCAGAGAGAAATAATTCATGTCACTAGGCATTCTCTACCATAAATGtgacaaactcaaggcccaggggccaaatgtggccctccacatcattttatgtggcctgcgagagaataaaaggtcagagtttctaaaaataaatacaatatttaaaaaattacatttctcacgatgcagtaattcagtccattttaactttgagaaaaaacttgtgtctgatgttatttttctttattgattgatagtttgatccttgattgatggagtttgtgggtttaataacctgacaaattaaaaggatttatttagtaataaattcagttatttaacattaaggagtagttacatttattttactttacattgagttacataagttgcatttattagttacatctggccctttgaggacagctgtgatgctgatgtggcccccccAGAGTTTGACCCTCCTGATCTAGATCAATAAGTCAGACTTGACTTAACTGAATTAGAATAGTTTCAGCCATCCTAGCCTCCTTCATTATCTCACAGGTGCTACATTAGCTTTGAAGCTTTAGACATTCTGACCGTCAAACGTGGATCCGGATCTAATTTGCTAATTTGCTAACATTTCCCAGCGCTACATAAAACACCTCCCCACGCCGTTCTTAGTTTCCTCACATAACAGCAAGTAAATCAATgcaaacaagaacacacaaagGACACACAGAGATGTGCAGTCGGAGTTTACCGTCTCCAAACAGACTCTGTAGTGTTTACCACGTGTTCCTTCTGTTGATTTACTGGAGAACTTTCAGCCACTGGACATTTCAGGGAACTTTCTCATGACTTTAGGGCTCCTGGTTTCTGAGTAAATCATTTGCTTTGCCgctaacaacaacacaacatgagCACAAGACCGCTAACATGCCTTTCCCATGAtattctgaatttatttcaaCACTTCAACATAATTCTGACagtttaatgcaaaaaaaaaaaaaaaaaaagcacttccaCCCATGCATTTGTCAGCTTTATTTACCATGTTGTTATTTATTCTGCATTAGCAAGACGTGCTCACTGGACAGGatgtgaaaatattgtgttgTGACACACTATAATTACAGTccaaacatttatcaaacaaagGATACAGCTTAATAGAATTAGGATCAAGGTTCGTCATCTTCACCTCTGAGGAAGACGATGCTAATGGGACCTTGAGGTTCTGAGCAGCTATAAAGTAAATGTGTGCTAACAGGCAAGCTAAGGGAAATATTTGGGGACATTTTTActgccatttttttttggacatgtttttctctttgttgtcAAAAAGTGACTGCAATCAAACAACATCCACAACTACAACCACAGCCTGAAAGGCGGGGTAGCTTCTGCGAACAGGCCAGCCGTACAGTCTACCTGAAGTTTAACGGGTCCAGACTGTTTCTGTGAGGAAATGCTGTAAACTACATATCAGTAAATATAACTTAGATAGGATAACCTTtgttgatcccaaactgggaaacttaaatgttgcagcagcattcagacacatagaacaaacagaaacagggaaaatatacattgaagatAAATTAAGACATAAAGggagtaataatgataatattaaaattattattattataattattattataattattattataattattattataattataataataataataataataataataataataataataataataataataataataataataataataataataataatataatatccCAGAAgcgattttgtgtgttttcaggaacATTTAACCCCAAACTGACGTATTTGTGTTGCAGAACCGTCACCAAGCCTTTGAGGACTGAACGTCCCGCCTGCGATCCATCCCACCTGCCTCCCCCCAACTCCTTCAGTATGTAAACAAGGTGTGTCACGTCTTCACATTAACGTCTCCTCTCATTTCCTTTTACGTATTTTGTGTTGCAACTCCCTAGCAGACGGGCCTGAGTCACGAGATTCACATTCATTTGATTCAATATTAATTAATTCCTGCAATCATAAAAAGTTCAGTCgtgattttgaaatatttttatgacgGCAGCAGTCTAATCGGTCCAGATGTGATCCAACGGCTAGGGATGGGAAACAGTTGAAGCCTGAAAGCCCACCAGACAGGGAGTGTGCGTTTGGTAACCGTGGAAGCGAACGAGGCCTGACGTGTGTGCATCTCGCCTGCAGGCTTCTCTGGGTCAAAGCTGAAGCAGAGCTGAAGCAGACGTCTGTAAAGCAGAACAAGAACTCTTTTTTGGCTTCTGGTTCATTCCATTCACACCCTGTGGTGACGGTTTTGAGTTGGATAACACGTCCTTCAACTCTGTTTCCTGTGTGAAACCAAAggaacacacaggaagtggccTGACGTGGATCTGCAAGGGTCACATGACTAAACTCAGTGTaacgggggtgtgtgtgtgtgtgtgtgtgtgtgtgtgtgtgtgtgtgtgtgtgtgtgtgtgtgtgtgtgtgtgtgtgtgtgtgtgtgtgtgtgtggtgacggCGGGCTTCCAGTCAGTAGGTAATTAATTCTGAGGGAAAGTCTGCTCCTCGCTGAGGGGCTCCGACAGCGCCGCAGGATGTGGTTCTCTGGCCTGTGAGGAGTGGTGAAGGCTCTGGAGGAGCAGATCTCTGATCAGTCTGAAAACTACACTTTTCTTTTCGGTCATCACACAAATTGAACAAACGACAGTTTGCACCGTATTATGATCGTCGTTGGTTGATCCATGATTTCATCTCATCTAAAGCACAGGTTCATGTTCCCCAGAGGATTGATCAGAGTGATTCTGGTGAGGCGCCAACGTTTCACATACTTTCACCTTTGGTGTCTCTATGAGAAAAACTGTAGTTTATTTCCTACAGTTTACCACATGAAGAACTTATCAGATGTcaaatatttataaatgaatgcagatgaaaaaagattagaataaaaaaaatcgtgtttgttcttttaaaaCACAGTCAGGGGATACTTCTCCATTGGCAGGGAGTAGAAGCTTTGAGATCTTTCTGAGATCTAGTAGAGGagatgactaaaaaaaaatcgattaaagatgtgaaaatgaatgaatgaaaaataacgATCCAGGGTGGATGGTtgacttcctcttctttttttctggctCTTGAAGTTTCACATCCTTTAACTCTCCAAAGTGctctactgccccctgctggaggagaGGCAGAACTGACAGGAGAAAACAGGTGTCTACTTCCAGTAAAATCCTGCAAAGTAATGGTTTTTATAAATGATGCATGAAGGTGTTTATCTATTAAAGACAGTACTGGCCAAAACCATAGCTGTAAGGCATTATTTACACACCtatttatatatgtaaatatttactTATCCATTCGTTTGGTTCtgcattaaatgaaaaaacaatgatGGTAACTCAGTGTAGTTTCTAAAgacaatgaaacacaaaaggatTGTGTATTCTCCTGCAGCTAAAAGAGACTGAACCTGAGCCTCCTGTGttcctaaatttaaaaaaatcctgacAGAAGGTGTTCCATTCCTCTACATATTTGattattatctatctatctatctatctatttcagCCATTAGAACCAATGAACTGCAGCATCCAGGAGGATGAGGGTTCCTTTATGACCCTCCCCGGGTCATGAGGATGCTCTAATGGGCTCAGACAGATGAAGAACCATTGATGGTAACATATTTATGTAGTCTGCtctggagaacccagaggagaaccaggtttttttttggtggggtcTTGTTATGAGTTATTTGGGGGTGTTTATTCCCTGTGAAGCCGCTAGATGTCCTACAACCCGACGCCCGGTGGCGGCTGGTGTTCCGTCCAAACATCTTCATCCGTTAAGAACCCCCCCGCTGCGGCTGATTTTACTCTCTTGCTCAGGTCCGTTAACGCGCGGATGGATACGGGGGGGTTTGAGGGAAAGCGTCATGCGCTCAGGTTCGTGCGTCATCGGGAACCCGGCGGCGGTGCCCGCCTCTCCGCCGCGCCTCAGTCGGTAGCGTCGAGGTCGGTAAGTGTTCTCCCCGACCAGACACCAGCGCGTT from Antennarius striatus isolate MH-2024 chromosome 18, ASM4005453v1, whole genome shotgun sequence includes the following:
- the rgs5b gene encoding regulator of G-protein signaling 5b codes for the protein MCRGLDSLPTTCLERAKELKALFGSLLQKSENSITSQSKKNEKLRLKIDEPLKWKESFDQLLTSQNGLCLFRAFLVSEFSEENIAFYLACEDYKTTKPSKLAAKAKKIYDKFIGSNAPHEVNLDHATKAITKENMENPTDSSFDLAQAKIYALMEKDCYPRFLKSSTYLEVSRQAKTG